The Symphalangus syndactylus isolate Jambi chromosome 23, NHGRI_mSymSyn1-v2.1_pri, whole genome shotgun sequence genome has a window encoding:
- the MSH5 gene encoding mutS protein homolog 5 isoform X10, producing the protein MTRFLGKLASQEHREPKRPEIIFLPSVDFGLEISKQRLLSGNYSFIPDSMTATEKILFLSSIIPFDCLLTVRALGGLLKFLGRRRIGVELEDYNVSVPILGFKKFMLTHLVNIDQDTYSVLQIFKSESHPSVYKVASGLKEGLSLFGILNRCRCKWGEKLLRLWFTRPTHDLGELNSRLDVIQFFLLPQNLDMAQMLHRLLGHIKNVPLILKRMKLSHTKVSDWQVLYKTVYSALGLRDACRSLPQSIQLFRDIAQEFSDDLHHIASLIGKVVDFEGSLAENRFTVLPNIDPEIDEKKRRLMGLPNFLTEVARKELENLDSRIPSCSVIYIPLIGFLLSIPRLPSMVEASDFEINGLDFMFLSEEKLHYRSARTKELDALLGDLHCEIRDQETLLMYQLQCQVLARAAVLTRVLDLASRLDVLLALASAAQDYGYSRPRYSPQVLGVRIQNGRHPLMELCARTFVPNSTECGGDKGRVKVITGPNSSGKSIYLKQVGLITFMALVGSFVPAEEAEIGAVDAIFTRIHSCESISLGLSTFMIDLNQVAKAVNNATAQSLVLIDEFGKGTNTVDGLALLAAVLRHWLARGPTCPHIFVATNFLSLVQLQLLPRGPLVQYLTMETCEDGNDLVFFYQVCEGVAKASHASHTAAQAGLPDKLVARGKEVSDLIRSGKPIKPVKDLLKKNQMENCQTLVDKFMKLDLEDPNLDLNVFMSQEVLPAATSIL; encoded by the exons ATGACTCGATTTCTGGGAAAGCTTG CCTCCCAGGAGCACAGAGAGCCTAAAAGACCTGAAATCATATTTTTGCCAagtgtggattttg GTCTGGAGATAAGCAAACAACGTCTCCTTTCTGGAAACTACTCCTTCATCCCAGACTCCATGACTGCCACTGAGaaaatcctcttcctctcctccattATTCCCTTTGACTGCCTCCTCACA gttcgagcactTGGAGGGCTGCTGAAGTTCCTGGGTCGAAGAAGAATCGGGGTTGAACTGGAAGACTATAATGTCAGCGTCCCTATCCTGGGCTTTAAGAAATTTATGTT GACTCATCTGGTGAACATAGATCAAGACACTTACAG TGTTCTACAGATTTTTAAGAGTGAGTCTCACCCCTCAGTGTACAAAGTGGCCAGTGGACTGAAGGAGGGGCTCAGCCTCTTTG GAATCCTCAACAGATGCCGCTGTAAGTGGGGCGAGAAGCTGCTCAG GCTATGGTTCACACGTCCGACTCATGACCTGGGGGAACTCAATTCTCGTCTGGATGTCATTCAGTTTTTTCTGCTGCCCCAGAATCTGGACATGGCTCAGATGCTGCATCGGCTCCTGGGTCACATCAAGAACGTGCCT CTGATTCTGAAACGCATGAAGTTGTCCCACACCAAGGTCAGCGACTGGCAAGTTCTCTACAAG ACTGTGTACAGTGCCCTGGGCCTGAGGGATGCCTGCCGCTCCCTGCCACAGTCCATCCAGCTCTTTCGGGACATTGCCCAAGAGTTCTCTGATGACCTGCACCATATCGCCAGCCTCATTGGGAAAGTA GTGGACTTTGAGGGCAGCCTTGCTGAAAATCGCTTCACAGTCCTCCCCAACATAGATCCTGAAATTGATGAGA AAAAGAGAAGACTGATGGGACTTCCCAATTTCCTTACTGAGGTTGCCCGCAAGGAGCTGGAGAATCTGGACTCCCGTATTCCTTCATGCAGTGTCATCTACATCCCTCTG ATCGGCTTCCTTCTTTCTATTCCCCGCCTGCCTTCCATGGTAGAGGCCAGTGACTTTGAGATTAATGGACTGGACTTCATG TTTCTCTCAGAGGAGAAGCTACACTATCGTAGTGCCCGAACCAAGGAGCTGGATGCATTGCTGGGGGACCTGCACTGCGAGATCCGGG ACCAGGAGACGCTGCTGATGTACCAGCTGCAGTGCCAGGTGCTGGCACGAGCAGCTGTCTTAACCCGAGTATTGGACCTTGCCTCCCGCCTGGACGTCCTGCTGGCTCTTGCCAGTGCTGCCCAGGACTATGGCTACTCAAGGCCGCGTTACTCCCCACAAGTCCTTGGGGTACGAATCCAGAATGGCAG ACATCCTCTGATGGAACTCTGTGCCCGAACCTTTGTGCCCAACTCCACAGAATGTGGTGGGGACAAAGGGAGGGTCAAAGTCATCACTGGACCCAACTCATCAGGGAAGAGCATATACCTCAAACAG GTAGGCTTGATCACATTCATGGCCCTGGTAGGCAGCTTTGTGCCAGCAGAGGAGGCCGAAATTGGGGCAGTAGACGCCATCTTCACACGAATTcatagctgtgaatccatctccCTTGGCCTCTCCACCTTCATGATCGACCTCAACCAG GTGGCGAAAGCAGTGAACAATGCCACTGCACAGTCGCTGGTCCTCATTGATGAATTTGGAAAGGGAACCAATACG GTGGATGGGCTCGCGCTTCTGGCTGCTGTGCTCCGACACTGGCTGGCACGTGGACCCACATGCCCCCACATCTTTGTGGCCACCAACTTTCTGAGCCTTGTTCAGCTACAGCTGCTGCCACGAGGGCCCCTGGTGCAGTATTTG aCCATGGAGACCTGTGAGGATGGCAACGACCTTGTCTTCTTCTATCAGGTTTGCGAAGGTGTTGCGAAGGCCAGCCATGCCTCCCAcacagctgcccaggctgggcttcctGACAAGCTTGTGGCTCGTGGCAAGGAG GTCTCAGACTTGATCCGCAGTGGAAAACCCATCAAGCCTGTCAAGGATTTGctaaagaagaaccaaatggaaaa ttGCCAGACATTAGTGGATAAGTTTATGAAACTGGATTTGGAGGATCCTAACCTGGACTTGAACGTTTTCATGAGCCAGGAAGTGCTGCCTGCTGCCACCAGCATCCTCTGA
- the MSH5 gene encoding mutS protein homolog 5 isoform X11 has protein sequence MLTHLVNIDQDTYSVLQIFKSESHPSVYKVASGLKEGLSLFGILNRCRCKWGEKLLRLWFTRPTHDLGELNSRLDVIQFFLLPQNLDMAQMLHRLLGHIKNVPLILKRMKLSHTKVSDWQVLYKTVYSALGLRDACRSLPQSIQLFRDIAQEFSDDLHHIASLIGKVVDFEGSLAENRFTVLPNIDPEIDEKKRRLMGLPNFLTEVARKELENLDSRIPSCSVIYIPLIGFLLSIPRLPSMVEASDFEINGLDFMFLSEEKLHYRSARTKELDALLGDLHCEIRDQETLLMYQLQCQVLARAAVLTRVLDLASRLDVLLALASAAQDYGYSRPRYSPQVLGVRIQNGRHPLMELCARTFVPNSTECGGDKGRVKVITGPNSSGKSIYLKQVGLITFMALVGSFVPAEEAEIGAVDAIFTRIHSCESISLGLSTFMIDLNQVAKAVNNATAQSLVLIDEFGKGTNTVDGLALLAAVLRHWLARGPTCPHIFVATNFLSLVQLQLLPRGPLVQYLTMETCEDGNDLVFFYQVCEGVAKASHASHTAAQAGLPDKLVARGKEVSDLIRSGKPIKPVKDLLKKNQMENCQTLVDKFMKLDLEDPNLDLNVFMSQEVLPAATSIL, from the exons ATGTT GACTCATCTGGTGAACATAGATCAAGACACTTACAG TGTTCTACAGATTTTTAAGAGTGAGTCTCACCCCTCAGTGTACAAAGTGGCCAGTGGACTGAAGGAGGGGCTCAGCCTCTTTG GAATCCTCAACAGATGCCGCTGTAAGTGGGGCGAGAAGCTGCTCAG GCTATGGTTCACACGTCCGACTCATGACCTGGGGGAACTCAATTCTCGTCTGGATGTCATTCAGTTTTTTCTGCTGCCCCAGAATCTGGACATGGCTCAGATGCTGCATCGGCTCCTGGGTCACATCAAGAACGTGCCT CTGATTCTGAAACGCATGAAGTTGTCCCACACCAAGGTCAGCGACTGGCAAGTTCTCTACAAG ACTGTGTACAGTGCCCTGGGCCTGAGGGATGCCTGCCGCTCCCTGCCACAGTCCATCCAGCTCTTTCGGGACATTGCCCAAGAGTTCTCTGATGACCTGCACCATATCGCCAGCCTCATTGGGAAAGTA GTGGACTTTGAGGGCAGCCTTGCTGAAAATCGCTTCACAGTCCTCCCCAACATAGATCCTGAAATTGATGAGA AAAAGAGAAGACTGATGGGACTTCCCAATTTCCTTACTGAGGTTGCCCGCAAGGAGCTGGAGAATCTGGACTCCCGTATTCCTTCATGCAGTGTCATCTACATCCCTCTG ATCGGCTTCCTTCTTTCTATTCCCCGCCTGCCTTCCATGGTAGAGGCCAGTGACTTTGAGATTAATGGACTGGACTTCATG TTTCTCTCAGAGGAGAAGCTACACTATCGTAGTGCCCGAACCAAGGAGCTGGATGCATTGCTGGGGGACCTGCACTGCGAGATCCGGG ACCAGGAGACGCTGCTGATGTACCAGCTGCAGTGCCAGGTGCTGGCACGAGCAGCTGTCTTAACCCGAGTATTGGACCTTGCCTCCCGCCTGGACGTCCTGCTGGCTCTTGCCAGTGCTGCCCAGGACTATGGCTACTCAAGGCCGCGTTACTCCCCACAAGTCCTTGGGGTACGAATCCAGAATGGCAG ACATCCTCTGATGGAACTCTGTGCCCGAACCTTTGTGCCCAACTCCACAGAATGTGGTGGGGACAAAGGGAGGGTCAAAGTCATCACTGGACCCAACTCATCAGGGAAGAGCATATACCTCAAACAG GTAGGCTTGATCACATTCATGGCCCTGGTAGGCAGCTTTGTGCCAGCAGAGGAGGCCGAAATTGGGGCAGTAGACGCCATCTTCACACGAATTcatagctgtgaatccatctccCTTGGCCTCTCCACCTTCATGATCGACCTCAACCAG GTGGCGAAAGCAGTGAACAATGCCACTGCACAGTCGCTGGTCCTCATTGATGAATTTGGAAAGGGAACCAATACG GTGGATGGGCTCGCGCTTCTGGCTGCTGTGCTCCGACACTGGCTGGCACGTGGACCCACATGCCCCCACATCTTTGTGGCCACCAACTTTCTGAGCCTTGTTCAGCTACAGCTGCTGCCACGAGGGCCCCTGGTGCAGTATTTG aCCATGGAGACCTGTGAGGATGGCAACGACCTTGTCTTCTTCTATCAGGTTTGCGAAGGTGTTGCGAAGGCCAGCCATGCCTCCCAcacagctgcccaggctgggcttcctGACAAGCTTGTGGCTCGTGGCAAGGAG GTCTCAGACTTGATCCGCAGTGGAAAACCCATCAAGCCTGTCAAGGATTTGctaaagaagaaccaaatggaaaa ttGCCAGACATTAGTGGATAAGTTTATGAAACTGGATTTGGAGGATCCTAACCTGGACTTGAACGTTTTCATGAGCCAGGAAGTGCTGCCTGCTGCCACCAGCATCCTCTGA
- the MSH5 gene encoding mutS protein homolog 5 isoform X7, translated as MASLGANPRRTPQGPGPEAASSGFPSPAPVPSPREAEEEEEELAEIHLCVLWNSGYLGIAYYDTSDSTIHFMPDAPDHESLKLLQRVLDEINPQSVVTSAKQDENMTRFLGKLASQEHREPKRPEIIFLPSVDFGLEISKQRLLSGNYSFIPDSMTATEKILFLSSIIPFDCLLTVRALGGLLKFLGRRRIGVELEDYNVSVPILGFKKFMLTHLVNIDQDTYRNPQQMPLLWFTRPTHDLGELNSRLDVIQFFLLPQNLDMAQMLHRLLGHIKNVPLILKRMKLSHTKVSDWQVLYKTVYSALGLRDACRSLPQSIQLFRDIAQEFSDDLHHIASLIGKVVDFEGSLAENRFTVLPNIDPEIDEKKRRLMGLPNFLTEVARKELENLDSRIPSCSVIYIPLIGFLLSIPRLPSMVEASDFEINGLDFMFLSEEKLHYRSARTKELDALLGDLHCEIRDQETLLMYQLQCQVLARAAVLTRVLDLASRLDVLLALASAAQDYGYSRPRYSPQVLGVRIQNGRHPLMELCARTFVPNSTECGGDKGRVKVITGPNSSGKSIYLKQVGLITFMALVGSFVPAEEAEIGAVDAIFTRIHSCESISLGLSTFMIDLNQVAKAVNNATAQSLVLIDEFGKGTNTVDGLALLAAVLRHWLARGPTCPHIFVATNFLSLVQLQLLPRGPLVQYLTMETCEDGNDLVFFYQVCEGVAKASHASHTAAQAGLPDKLVARGKEVSDLIRSGKPIKPVKDLLKKNQMENCQTLVDKFMKLDLEDPNLDLNVFMSQEVLPAATSIL; from the exons ATGGCCTCCTTAGGAGCGAACCCAAGGAGGACACCGCAGGGACCGGGACCTGAGGCGGCCTCCTCCGGCTTCCCCAGCCCGGCCCCAGTGCCGAGCCCCAGGGAGGccgaagaggaggaggaggagctggccGAG ATCCATCTGTGTGTGCTGTGGAATTCAGGATACTTGGGCATTGCCTACTATGATACTAGTGACTCCACTATCCACTTCATGCCAGATGCCCCAGACCACGAGAGCCTCAAGCTTCTCCAGAGAG TTCTGGATGAGATCAATCCCCAGTCTGTTGTTACGAGTGCCAAACAGGATGAGAATATGACTCGATTTCTGGGAAAGCTTG CCTCCCAGGAGCACAGAGAGCCTAAAAGACCTGAAATCATATTTTTGCCAagtgtggattttg GTCTGGAGATAAGCAAACAACGTCTCCTTTCTGGAAACTACTCCTTCATCCCAGACTCCATGACTGCCACTGAGaaaatcctcttcctctcctccattATTCCCTTTGACTGCCTCCTCACA gttcgagcactTGGAGGGCTGCTGAAGTTCCTGGGTCGAAGAAGAATCGGGGTTGAACTGGAAGACTATAATGTCAGCGTCCCTATCCTGGGCTTTAAGAAATTTATGTT GACTCATCTGGTGAACATAGATCAAGACACTTACAG GAATCCTCAACAGATGCCGCT GCTATGGTTCACACGTCCGACTCATGACCTGGGGGAACTCAATTCTCGTCTGGATGTCATTCAGTTTTTTCTGCTGCCCCAGAATCTGGACATGGCTCAGATGCTGCATCGGCTCCTGGGTCACATCAAGAACGTGCCT CTGATTCTGAAACGCATGAAGTTGTCCCACACCAAGGTCAGCGACTGGCAAGTTCTCTACAAG ACTGTGTACAGTGCCCTGGGCCTGAGGGATGCCTGCCGCTCCCTGCCACAGTCCATCCAGCTCTTTCGGGACATTGCCCAAGAGTTCTCTGATGACCTGCACCATATCGCCAGCCTCATTGGGAAAGTA GTGGACTTTGAGGGCAGCCTTGCTGAAAATCGCTTCACAGTCCTCCCCAACATAGATCCTGAAATTGATGAGA AAAAGAGAAGACTGATGGGACTTCCCAATTTCCTTACTGAGGTTGCCCGCAAGGAGCTGGAGAATCTGGACTCCCGTATTCCTTCATGCAGTGTCATCTACATCCCTCTG ATCGGCTTCCTTCTTTCTATTCCCCGCCTGCCTTCCATGGTAGAGGCCAGTGACTTTGAGATTAATGGACTGGACTTCATG TTTCTCTCAGAGGAGAAGCTACACTATCGTAGTGCCCGAACCAAGGAGCTGGATGCATTGCTGGGGGACCTGCACTGCGAGATCCGGG ACCAGGAGACGCTGCTGATGTACCAGCTGCAGTGCCAGGTGCTGGCACGAGCAGCTGTCTTAACCCGAGTATTGGACCTTGCCTCCCGCCTGGACGTCCTGCTGGCTCTTGCCAGTGCTGCCCAGGACTATGGCTACTCAAGGCCGCGTTACTCCCCACAAGTCCTTGGGGTACGAATCCAGAATGGCAG ACATCCTCTGATGGAACTCTGTGCCCGAACCTTTGTGCCCAACTCCACAGAATGTGGTGGGGACAAAGGGAGGGTCAAAGTCATCACTGGACCCAACTCATCAGGGAAGAGCATATACCTCAAACAG GTAGGCTTGATCACATTCATGGCCCTGGTAGGCAGCTTTGTGCCAGCAGAGGAGGCCGAAATTGGGGCAGTAGACGCCATCTTCACACGAATTcatagctgtgaatccatctccCTTGGCCTCTCCACCTTCATGATCGACCTCAACCAG GTGGCGAAAGCAGTGAACAATGCCACTGCACAGTCGCTGGTCCTCATTGATGAATTTGGAAAGGGAACCAATACG GTGGATGGGCTCGCGCTTCTGGCTGCTGTGCTCCGACACTGGCTGGCACGTGGACCCACATGCCCCCACATCTTTGTGGCCACCAACTTTCTGAGCCTTGTTCAGCTACAGCTGCTGCCACGAGGGCCCCTGGTGCAGTATTTG aCCATGGAGACCTGTGAGGATGGCAACGACCTTGTCTTCTTCTATCAGGTTTGCGAAGGTGTTGCGAAGGCCAGCCATGCCTCCCAcacagctgcccaggctgggcttcctGACAAGCTTGTGGCTCGTGGCAAGGAG GTCTCAGACTTGATCCGCAGTGGAAAACCCATCAAGCCTGTCAAGGATTTGctaaagaagaaccaaatggaaaa ttGCCAGACATTAGTGGATAAGTTTATGAAACTGGATTTGGAGGATCCTAACCTGGACTTGAACGTTTTCATGAGCCAGGAAGTGCTGCCTGCTGCCACCAGCATCCTCTGA
- the MSH5 gene encoding mutS protein homolog 5 isoform X6: MASLGANPRRTPQGPGPEAASSGFPSPAPVPSPREAEEEEEELAEIHLCVLWNSGYLGIAYYDTSDSTIHFMPDAPDHESLKLLQRVLDEINPQSVVTSAKQDENMTRFLGKLASQEHREPKRPEIIFLPSVDFGLEISKQRLLSGNYSFIPDSMTATEKILFLSSIIPFDCLLTVRALGGLLKFLGRRRIGVELEDYNVSVPILGFKKFMLTHLVNIDQDTYSVLQIFKSESHPSVYKVASGLKEGLSLFGILNRCRCKWGEKLLRLWFTRPTHDLGELNSRLDVIQFFLLPQNLDMAQMLHRLLGHIKNVPTVYSALGLRDACRSLPQSIQLFRDIAQEFSDDLHHIASLIGKVVDFEGSLAENRFTVLPNIDPEIDEKKRRLMGLPNFLTEVARKELENLDSRIPSCSVIYIPLIGFLLSIPRLPSMVEASDFEINGLDFMFLSEEKLHYRSARTKELDALLGDLHCEIRDQETLLMYQLQCQVLARAAVLTRVLDLASRLDVLLALASAAQDYGYSRPRYSPQVLGVRIQNGRHPLMELCARTFVPNSTECGGDKGRVKVITGPNSSGKSIYLKQVGLITFMALVGSFVPAEEAEIGAVDAIFTRIHSCESISLGLSTFMIDLNQVAKAVNNATAQSLVLIDEFGKGTNTVDGLALLAAVLRHWLARGPTCPHIFVATNFLSLVQLQLLPRGPLVQYLTMETCEDGNDLVFFYQVCEGVAKASHASHTAAQAGLPDKLVARGKEVSDLIRSGKPIKPVKDLLKKNQMENCQTLVDKFMKLDLEDPNLDLNVFMSQEVLPAATSIL, from the exons ATGGCCTCCTTAGGAGCGAACCCAAGGAGGACACCGCAGGGACCGGGACCTGAGGCGGCCTCCTCCGGCTTCCCCAGCCCGGCCCCAGTGCCGAGCCCCAGGGAGGccgaagaggaggaggaggagctggccGAG ATCCATCTGTGTGTGCTGTGGAATTCAGGATACTTGGGCATTGCCTACTATGATACTAGTGACTCCACTATCCACTTCATGCCAGATGCCCCAGACCACGAGAGCCTCAAGCTTCTCCAGAGAG TTCTGGATGAGATCAATCCCCAGTCTGTTGTTACGAGTGCCAAACAGGATGAGAATATGACTCGATTTCTGGGAAAGCTTG CCTCCCAGGAGCACAGAGAGCCTAAAAGACCTGAAATCATATTTTTGCCAagtgtggattttg GTCTGGAGATAAGCAAACAACGTCTCCTTTCTGGAAACTACTCCTTCATCCCAGACTCCATGACTGCCACTGAGaaaatcctcttcctctcctccattATTCCCTTTGACTGCCTCCTCACA gttcgagcactTGGAGGGCTGCTGAAGTTCCTGGGTCGAAGAAGAATCGGGGTTGAACTGGAAGACTATAATGTCAGCGTCCCTATCCTGGGCTTTAAGAAATTTATGTT GACTCATCTGGTGAACATAGATCAAGACACTTACAG TGTTCTACAGATTTTTAAGAGTGAGTCTCACCCCTCAGTGTACAAAGTGGCCAGTGGACTGAAGGAGGGGCTCAGCCTCTTTG GAATCCTCAACAGATGCCGCTGTAAGTGGGGCGAGAAGCTGCTCAG GCTATGGTTCACACGTCCGACTCATGACCTGGGGGAACTCAATTCTCGTCTGGATGTCATTCAGTTTTTTCTGCTGCCCCAGAATCTGGACATGGCTCAGATGCTGCATCGGCTCCTGGGTCACATCAAGAACGTGCCT ACTGTGTACAGTGCCCTGGGCCTGAGGGATGCCTGCCGCTCCCTGCCACAGTCCATCCAGCTCTTTCGGGACATTGCCCAAGAGTTCTCTGATGACCTGCACCATATCGCCAGCCTCATTGGGAAAGTA GTGGACTTTGAGGGCAGCCTTGCTGAAAATCGCTTCACAGTCCTCCCCAACATAGATCCTGAAATTGATGAGA AAAAGAGAAGACTGATGGGACTTCCCAATTTCCTTACTGAGGTTGCCCGCAAGGAGCTGGAGAATCTGGACTCCCGTATTCCTTCATGCAGTGTCATCTACATCCCTCTG ATCGGCTTCCTTCTTTCTATTCCCCGCCTGCCTTCCATGGTAGAGGCCAGTGACTTTGAGATTAATGGACTGGACTTCATG TTTCTCTCAGAGGAGAAGCTACACTATCGTAGTGCCCGAACCAAGGAGCTGGATGCATTGCTGGGGGACCTGCACTGCGAGATCCGGG ACCAGGAGACGCTGCTGATGTACCAGCTGCAGTGCCAGGTGCTGGCACGAGCAGCTGTCTTAACCCGAGTATTGGACCTTGCCTCCCGCCTGGACGTCCTGCTGGCTCTTGCCAGTGCTGCCCAGGACTATGGCTACTCAAGGCCGCGTTACTCCCCACAAGTCCTTGGGGTACGAATCCAGAATGGCAG ACATCCTCTGATGGAACTCTGTGCCCGAACCTTTGTGCCCAACTCCACAGAATGTGGTGGGGACAAAGGGAGGGTCAAAGTCATCACTGGACCCAACTCATCAGGGAAGAGCATATACCTCAAACAG GTAGGCTTGATCACATTCATGGCCCTGGTAGGCAGCTTTGTGCCAGCAGAGGAGGCCGAAATTGGGGCAGTAGACGCCATCTTCACACGAATTcatagctgtgaatccatctccCTTGGCCTCTCCACCTTCATGATCGACCTCAACCAG GTGGCGAAAGCAGTGAACAATGCCACTGCACAGTCGCTGGTCCTCATTGATGAATTTGGAAAGGGAACCAATACG GTGGATGGGCTCGCGCTTCTGGCTGCTGTGCTCCGACACTGGCTGGCACGTGGACCCACATGCCCCCACATCTTTGTGGCCACCAACTTTCTGAGCCTTGTTCAGCTACAGCTGCTGCCACGAGGGCCCCTGGTGCAGTATTTG aCCATGGAGACCTGTGAGGATGGCAACGACCTTGTCTTCTTCTATCAGGTTTGCGAAGGTGTTGCGAAGGCCAGCCATGCCTCCCAcacagctgcccaggctgggcttcctGACAAGCTTGTGGCTCGTGGCAAGGAG GTCTCAGACTTGATCCGCAGTGGAAAACCCATCAAGCCTGTCAAGGATTTGctaaagaagaaccaaatggaaaa ttGCCAGACATTAGTGGATAAGTTTATGAAACTGGATTTGGAGGATCCTAACCTGGACTTGAACGTTTTCATGAGCCAGGAAGTGCTGCCTGCTGCCACCAGCATCCTCTGA